In Geminocystis sp. NIES-3708, a single window of DNA contains:
- a CDS encoding TIGR04282 family arsenosugar biosynthesis glycosyltransferase: MLLPKKSVIIFTRYPEIGKTKTRLIPAIGKKKAANLQQIMTEKTLLKVEKLKKFLAVEINIYFTGGNLDLMIAWLGKKYHYYQQIEGDLGLKMYSAFQDIFNQDNQQVIIIGIDCPTLDSEILKEAFIALNNYDLVIGKAMDGGYYLLGLNQLKKSLFTNINWGTNQVFNQTMEIANKLKWSVYQLPVLRDIDTPEDLKFYHIDFF; encoded by the coding sequence ATGTTATTACCGAAAAAGTCTGTAATTATTTTTACTCGCTATCCAGAAATTGGAAAAACAAAAACTAGATTAATTCCTGCTATTGGTAAAAAAAAAGCTGCAAATTTACAACAAATAATGACAGAAAAAACTCTTCTAAAAGTAGAGAAACTAAAGAAGTTTTTAGCCGTAGAAATTAATATTTATTTTACCGGTGGTAATTTAGATTTAATGATAGCATGGTTAGGGAAAAAATATCATTATTATCAACAAATAGAAGGAGATTTAGGGTTAAAAATGTATTCTGCTTTTCAAGATATTTTTAATCAAGATAATCAACAAGTTATTATTATTGGTATTGACTGCCCAACATTAGATTCTGAGATTTTAAAAGAAGCATTTATCGCTCTAAATAATTATGATTTAGTCATCGGTAAAGCTATGGATGGAGGTTATTATCTCTTAGGTTTAAATCAATTAAAAAAATCTTTATTTACTAATATTAATTGGGGTACAAATCAAGTTTTTAATCAAACTATGGAGATCGCCAATAAACTGAAATGGAGTGTTTATCAATTACCAGTGTTAAGAGATATAGACACACCTGAAGATCTAAAATTTTATCATATTGATTTTTTTTAA
- a CDS encoding ABC transporter permease — protein MRIINNIIAILQKELQSYFRSPLAFSIAGIFWLISGLFFIFILLSDQGVIQNVTVQEQMGNQISIDVVYEFMQIFFGVIGSLTIFILPILSMGLYAEERKQGTIELLATSPIFNWVVAVGKLLGVLLFFITMIMPILLYEAIAFQGATPPVNPEVIILAHVGLILMAASILSLGMFISSLTDSTIFSAIMTFTLVIIISILDGIGNLFGGQIGEIIAHFSLLKNYENFVRGVFETSNLIVFLTYIILGLFLTSQSIETLRFTRK, from the coding sequence ATGAGAATAATTAACAATATAATCGCTATTTTACAAAAAGAGTTACAAAGTTATTTTAGATCTCCTTTAGCTTTTAGTATTGCAGGAATTTTTTGGTTAATTTCTGGTTTATTCTTTATATTTATTCTTTTAAGTGATCAAGGAGTAATTCAAAATGTTACTGTACAAGAACAAATGGGAAATCAGATTTCTATTGATGTTGTTTATGAGTTTATGCAGATATTTTTCGGTGTAATTGGTTCATTAACTATCTTTATTTTACCGATTTTATCCATGGGTTTATATGCTGAAGAAAGAAAACAAGGTACAATAGAGTTACTTGCAACTTCTCCTATTTTCAATTGGGTAGTAGCAGTAGGTAAATTATTAGGAGTTTTGCTATTTTTTATAACTATGATCATGCCTATCTTATTATATGAAGCGATCGCTTTTCAAGGGGCAACACCTCCTGTAAATCCTGAAGTGATTATCTTAGCTCATGTGGGCTTAATTTTAATGGCGGCATCAATATTATCTCTAGGAATGTTTATTTCTTCTTTAACAGATAGCACAATTTTTTCTGCAATTATGACATTTACCCTCGTGATTATTATTTCAATTTTAGATGGAATAGGAAATCTTTTTGGTGGACAAATTGGGGAAATAATTGCTCATTTTTCTTTACTAAAAAATTATGAAAATTTTGTTAGAGGAGTTTTTGAAACAAGTAATTTAATCGTATTTTTGACCTATATAATTTTGGGTTTATTTTTAACTTCCCAATCTATAGAAACTTTAAGATTTACCAGAAAATAA